The following is a genomic window from Solanum lycopersicum chromosome 6, SLM_r2.1.
TGCACCTTCTGGTGAATGTAGTCAAGACATAGGCATCGGTAAATGAAAAGAGTAATGAAACAGAAAGTCGAAAATCAAAGCTAATATATGAGGAAATAAGCCATCCCGCAGAATGAGGCACTAATATGACCGAAAGTCTACAGAAACACCCCTCACGATGAGATACTTAAGCAGCTTAAATGGATAGTAAGACTGCTTATGCTGCACTTTCTGAACGAACAAGTAATGGAACCTAGAATGGTACAAACCATTTGATGTTTGACAAACCAGCAGTACCattaaaaacttattaaaaaGAATCTGCAGAGGTAGTGTACAAGGTCGACCTCTAAAATATTTGCTCATCTACTTTTACAGATCACTTATAGAACTCGAAATCAGTGTCCGGCTTCTTCACATTGGTCCTGTAACCCTTTTCAAAGTCCTTGGGGAGTATGACATATCGATTCTTTCGCACTGCATGCATACCTGCTTCCTGACATATAGCTGCAATCTGCAGATATTGCAACATGCATCACAGTCGTGTTGGTCAAATTGGCACTTCAATTATAAAGGTCGttcacattttaaaaatagaaggaTCAAAATAGATGGCAGCAAAATTAAGAACAACTTAGTCTTAACACTAGACAACAACATTTTGAATCAGTAGTGAATCATCCTGTTATCAGTCGAAAAATAGATGAAGTGTAAAGAGACAAACCTCAGCAGCACTAATTTTATCAGGGCGAGAAACATAATCTTCCAAGTCAACCTCGTCACCTAAGTTCATCTTAGCAGTACAGACCTGGCCAAAATCATCCAACTTTCAGATTTGAGGTTCATTGCGAAAAAAATGGAAATACCGGGACAATATAACATAAGGGGTGAGAGCACAATTTAGAAGCCAGAAGCCAAATCTATCATAACttcctttaatatttttcaaatcttaATTTCTATTTGTTAGCTAACGAGAAATAGGGTTGAAGAAGGTCCTGAGCGCAAAATCTTTCAAATTCTACCTGAAAAACAAGCCTCTTTTGACGCCTATCAGGCAAAGGAAATTCAATCTTCCGATCAAGCCTTCCAGGACGCAGAAGTGCAGGATCCAAAGTATCAGCTCTGTTAGTTGCCATGATAACTTTCACATTCACAGTCTGGTCAAATCCATCCATCTGAAGATAACATACCAAAAGAAAACCTCATAAACAATGCAAAAACTGTAAGTTCTTCTGGGATTACTTCAGGAATTTGTAGAAGCCTACTTGATTAAGCAACTCCATCAAGATACGCTGGACCTCCCTATCAGCTCCAGTTTGAGCATCAAACCTCGCAGTGGCAATTGCATCTACctcatcaataaatataatgGCAGGAGCATTTTCTTTGGCAAGACGGAACACATCACGAACCATTCGCGGACCCTGAACAGTCAGATAATAAGTGGTGAAAGTAAAGTTTGAGCAATAGAAACAAATGCAGTCTTGTCATCATTTTTGGACAATCTTGACCAGTCCTAACtaagaaataaaagatatctccagacaaacaaatttggcTCAGAAAATTGCAATTTGAACTGAAGTTGCATCTTAGATAGAAGAGTTGTGGAGAATGCAGCAACAAAATGTACATTCCAAGCTGCATGTTGACGTGATTGAAATGCTCTACTCGATTGGCCACAGAAAGATGGTCTGCCTTAAacttctcaaaaagaaaaaaaagcttAGTGGCTTCTCAGTTGACTACTAAAATTGACGAGTAGTTCTCCTATATGGCTTTCTAATTTTAAGAATGGGTCGTGCACATTATGTTTACCAGTCAACACAACGGAAATAGGAGATTCTGTGTTCTGTATTTTTACtgataaatatcttttttgtgGAGATACTTTTTCTGATCTATATTAGTAGGTTCTTCTTTGACAATGTCTATAAGATGCAAGAGGAGTTTAAAAGAGTATCCAGCTTGGTGCCAAATGTGTGAATAAAAGTTTGGAGTTCCTGCAGAAGAATGCAATGATATACGCAGTATTCATGGTATTACTCAGGGTTATCCATCTTTTTTCTACTTTCAGTTGCCCCTTGCTACAAAGTCTTATTACGATGACAAGTTGGAATTGTGGGAGTAGCCTAACATAGTGAGACACAAACAGAGGCAATAAGCGAAACgatgaaattaaagaaattgaaaaggTTTTGAGATATTGGGCAATCTTTATCATGATTCACGAGAGGTCTCGAGTCAAACCCTATGGAACTATAGTAGACTAAAATTCCAGCCTCTAAACAAGAGAATGCAGATAGCAGTGAGAGTGTGTTAATTTTAGTTGTCATGGTACCTTCAAGCAATGTTTCCATTCCGTTTACAACTACCAAATTTCCAACAATTGGCTCCACATGTTCACCCAACAAAGATAAAGAATTCAGCGTTCAATTATACTTCCATGGCAATGCAAATTTAAACAAATACATTCGACGTAGCGGGAGAGGGTATATTTTCTAATGGTGCTTTTTAGCTTCTAAATcagtaattttcttttaataaggTAAAGTGTaatctataattatttttttacacaaattaataacctaatcTTTGATGTCGATAAAAAAGAAAAGCTAATTACAGCATATAGAATTATATCATACAGTTTGGGGTAGAagtaatattcataaattaataattacctTATTATTGCACAAACAATAGCTACTAATgatgacataaaaaaataaaagaaactgaGATAATACACCAATTCTTATCTTCCAAATTTTTCTATACAATAGAAAGGAAAacatcaaaaaaagaaattgtatttCAAACAACTCAGTGCAAATAGTCTGAATCATCAACAATAGGTGATTAGTACGTAGTAACAACACATTATTGCATAACAAAAAATGCTCATGGTATTCCATTACTTCAATGCATACCTCACCCAAGTACTTCTGAACGAATTCTGAGCCAACCACCCTTATGAAAGCGGCCGTAGTGTGATGAGCAACAGCCTTTGCAAGCATAGTTTTCCCAGTACCTGGTGGACCATAAAGCAAGACACCACGGGGAGGATCTATACCAATCTGCTTGTACAACTCATGATGAGTCAAAGGTAACTCAACAGCCTCACGAATTTCCTGCTTTTGAATGTCACATCCTCCAATATCCTGGTGTGAGGAAAAAACAAGATTAAGATAAAGTAAGAATATGAAGGAAGGCACATTAACAGCCCTATATATATCAGATCTCCACTTGCTTGCCTGTAGCTGTAATGTGACACATATACATGCTTATATAACGGGCATTTATATTAGGATAAGAACATAATGCCGTTTCCTCATTAGTGTTCTGACTTCTGATTATAGAATTAGATGCATTCTTTACTAATACCCAGTACCTCACTAATGTTTCacgattttgaagaaaaataatggagAGTAGTCTACAAGTTGTGCACTCCACACCGATGTTCCTTGTATGAATAGATAAGTGGATTCAGATCACCAAATTGTGATTCGTCAGTTAATTACAAAATCAGTTCAATCATTTGCAAACCTATTTCCTACTTCCCCACAATACAACAAGGGCTGCATACCAAAAGTAAACCACAATATCCATATTCATCCAGGATACGACATTTATGGAGCACCGGATATCCAAAGACACCAATAACCACACTTTGTTATTCTGATTCTTCTGAGATCATGTCATGCTTCTTGTACCACCCTTTTTCTAGCCACAATTTTAAGGCAACATATGCTTCCTTCTGCAACCAGTGAACAAGATTTTCCAATTTCCTTCTCACTTGATGTGGTTGATAGAAGTACTGCACACATAACAACTACTCTAAGGACTAGAGTATAGGTACTAATTGCCACTTAGCTGCCTTTTAGAAGCCAATAGTAGGATTTTGAATAAGGCCAGGGGAAAGTCATGGCTGCAGGTGTACTTATTTTTCACGGAGAGGCTGTAGGAACTGAGgttaaataagaatatatagcGCAATGTGATTGTATGAGTATGCAACCAGTGAATTGATTGATTAGAGAGAAATAATCTCCCCAATGAGTTcatatgatttttgaaaaggAGTTTCTTCTCttggttttaaaattattattgaaatgTTCATATGACTTTTAAAAAGGAGTTTCTTCTCttggttttaaaattattattaaaatattgtcattCTGTCACAAAATGTGTTCACAAATCTAGGATAACCATATAAGAAGAAATGAGGCATTCTAACATTATATTGAAACTTGAAAGCAGCATTCACCTTCTGATTTACTCGCTGAATAATCAGGATTATATACAAGCACTTTGCTTCCTAATCTACGTAAGTTCTTGGTAATGACACCTTGACTAATTAATCTTCATTCTACTAAGGTTGTACAAGCTCCTAGTGAGCCtatcataaaaatcaattctaaaaattcattaattaataaaggcAATGAACTTTAGAAGTAATGGGAAACCCTGCATTCAACTAATGAAGTCTACACTAGCTGATAGCAAAATCAGAATCTACAACTCATAATCACTATAAAGTAAAACCGAATGCAAGAGTTCCACAAGTCATTAGCTCACACTACAAACTCTAATGAACCAATTTTAAGGAAACCAAATGGCAAAATTAACCAATAAACCCTAAGAAATAAGAAACATAGCAGACAGAAATATTATAAACCTAATAAGCAGTAACATATAAACCCTAATCAGTGTATTCAACCAATAACTAACACAATTCAGAAACAATAGACTTACGTTGTAGGTAACATCAGGCTTCTCTGATTGGCTTAGCAGCGAAATACTCGAGTCAGCCTCAGGAGGCAATACATCAACTAGAGCATTCGAGTGACGATGTAAAGCCACAGAAGCCGAAGGCTTAAGTAGCTCCCGATTAATCGTGCTGAGTATCCTCACGTAGTAATTAGATCCCGTAGTTGAACCAACTATGGCGTTATTCTGGTCAATCATCTCCATGAACTGGCCAATTACTAACGGCACCGATTGGATCCGTTTTACCTCTTCCTGCGCCCGTAAATGTTCACGGCGGAGATTCTTCAGTTCGTCCTTCACGTATTCCTCTTGGATCTCGATGAACTCCAGCTGCCGTTGTAGAGATTTCAGGCGAGCGTAGAGGTCGTCTTCGCCGTTTTCGGAAGGAACGTCGTGTGACGATAAGTCAGGTCGAGTTGCAGGTAGCTCCGGCGAGGGTTTTGGATCGAGAATCATGGCTGATGCCATTGTTGGAAGTGGAAAAAAGTTACGGCAGTTGATACACACAAAGGAGAAAGTGAGAATGGAGTGCAAAAGAAGAAAGCTTGATAAACCCGACGAAGCAGAGAACGAATCGGGTGTGGAGCTCAGGTTCTAATCGTCGGATGACTCGGGTCGAGTTTTTTGGTAAATGATACTCATGTGTGTTTGTACTATATTAAAACTctattatttgaatttatattgcGGGCTCTATTTGAGggtaagtattattttttgtaaaaattatgcggttaattaaatttgttaaattacTTATCATAGTTATATTTCGTTATAATAATTACTCGattaatattatacattaattacgtggtctgaatgtgaatttatataattaatcacgtttatatatgtataattttctcaaagtatacaaatacatgaatatacaattatttagtatatatatgtgtgtgtgtatatatatatatatatatacacatatatatatatatatatatatatatacatatatatatatatatatatatacatatatatatatatatatatatatatataattcacctctctcgtttctctcctctctttcaatacaaatgcatatgtataatatacaattatatacacaaaaaattcaCCTTTCTCCAACTTctgtcctctctcgctcgcctctctcttgCTTCtgccaatctcgctcgcctttcTCCTTCCTCTcacagtctcgctcgcctctctccttcctctcacGATCTcgttgccatatatacaaatatatatgtataatatacaattatctaacgggtattcatatataataccTTTCTCCCACTTTCTCCCCTCTCTCGAGACTCTCTCCTTCATATAACATGTAGTTATGgaatgtaattatcaaactatagttatagagAGTAATTAGGCTATATTTAAgtgactatatgtgaaagtttccccTTTTTCCATATATAATATCTAAATCCAAGATTTCTTAAGAATCAATTTCATTcattgcattatttttttttataattatagcgataaatttattttttaaaaacattgaaTCAACAAATTTTGTGATAAAGTAATAACTATTCTTTTTTAACTTTCAATAAAGGTCACATATCTAAGTTACAGAAGAAAATATTTACCTCATTGTTGTTTCTAATGTAAATTTTTTCTTGACATATTcttggtttatttatttttatttattttctcactAATTATTTAAGAAACAATTGGAAATTTCACAATAACTCTACAATCAAACAATTGTATCTCTCTTTTTATGATGTTGGtgtaatatatcataaatataataaattacatttgaaattaaatgaataaacaatttttttagattGACACGTAGATATCTCCTTCTCTTAAAGGATATCCAAGTTCATTGTGGTATAATTTATATTGATCTAGCAGTAATACTCTTGACTTGTCCCTTCAAGATACAATAATTCAGCAGCATCGTAGAACTCAAGCAACTTCTAATTAGTCGAAGAgttcaaaactaaaaaaaacaacatGTTTCCTTCAACATATAATTGTTCTCTTTTGAATAGTGAGTATAGTCGAAGACTTAATCATTATTCTGTCGCAACTCTCTCGTTCACTTCACTAACTCAATATATACACAATACAACTCTTCTCACCTCTTCTTACACTCTTTCACATGTATCTTGTTATTTACAACACAAAGAAAGATCactatttatatatgataattattcCTTAGAATGAATAAGGATATAACGAGTAGCAAAATTAGATAAGTGAATGACCTatatgttacataggttacaacaCTAAAGAGGTAGaataattgatgaaataaagtTACCAGAGCTACAACAACTAATGATCATAATCTTACACAATTGATGAGAGTAATAAGGCAAAAATATAATGTCTACTcgtgtatataaattttttatttttggtaaactATGAAAAGCTTAGCATAACCAACCAAGCTGTCACGGCTTggatctagaccccagacgagaccggcgtcgttgacctctcagaggtcgccaacaagcctacttacgtcattcttaccttacataggttaattttagcggaaaatttgaaattttttattctttaatcatacttgttaaacattctttatatttcgtaatcgttcatcatcaaccatctaacaattAAGatataagcaactgaaagaaataattcattaagtattaattgtatatcggtcAAAATAAccccaatacaaagtctgaaccaaaacgggaaagaaacgctagtggaacatgctccactagctcaactctaaaactacgctagaatgtaaaacagtagcatcctcgaaagcatgaggacctaccaaactccggatgaatgctgacgtccgAATAGCTGCAACAATGAACCTATATGTCACGGACTTTTCAATTCGGACAatactccgtgcggcacttgacggtttGCTCACGATTCTTTCACGTATCTCGCAAACTCAAGTAAGTCTTCTCACTATtttggatcgctaagagaaaTAGAAGGAAAGACAAACACAAATTTTGGAAGAAAGACTTGTATTCAAGTGTTGGTTGATAgatgtattacaaatacaatgactacctatttatactactctaaacactaagagtaaataaatgctaCACTATATACAAGCCCCTATGTCCATGCCCACAAGACATGCTTCTATGTCTTCCAAAAAGGGACTCCTAGCTGCACCCTAGTCTGCCCCACGTTCCAGAGGCCCTGCACAAACCCCTCCAAGGCTGGAACCTGCCGAACCTTCACATGCTGTAACTGCTGAAACGGCTGTAACTGCTGAAACTGCCTGTAACGGCTGAAACTTCTGACCCTCTGTCTGCTGCCTGCTTGGACGCCTGCCCCTTTGCCTGCTGGCCGTTTTGGGTTGTCTGTCCCCCCTTGCACAGGCTGCTGGCTGCCTAGACGGGTCACGATCTTCCTGGGTATCgggcgggtcgtgacaaactccTTCACCTGATGATGCGACGACCGCGTCGCATTGCGTTCGTATCGGCGTTGAGTTCTGCCGGGCGACCATCAACTCGCGTACTCGATCAATCCCTTCAAGCACCCTCTTCATCGATATCCCAACCTTTCTCGACCCGATCTTCCGAACTTCCTCTTTCAACGGAGGCAAGTGCTCCGGCGGCTTCTTCATCACGTCAGCGTCCCTACTCGGAACCCTCTCACTGCGCGGTGGCATGGTCTTTCCAGCACCATTGTCTTCTCTCGAACTTACAATGGTTGCTGCTGGTGTTAACCTTCTTCTCACGTCGACCCTCTCGAGCTTCATGGCTGTCAGTCTAGCCTGTCCCTTCGTTGCCTGCGCCTTCACCATGGGAACTGTATATTCCCTTCCTTTCTCCATGATTGTCAATTTTTGGAGATGAGGATCGATTACTGCATGGCACTGCTGGAAGAATTTCTgcccaagaataacatcaaacatATTGATGGGGGCGACGACGAACTTAGTTTTCCCTTGCCAATCGCCTACCATGATGTTCACGCCGTGTGCTACTCCAACTATGGGAGTCGGTGATGCGTTGACAGTTCTGATTTGGGCGTTGCTTGAAGTATATCGCAACCCCAACCTCTTTGCTGCCGTCTTGGTCACAACATTGACCTCCGCACCGGTGTCGACCAACGCACGAGCAACCTTCTCGTTGATCGTGATGTCGACCGTTTGAGCCCACGCCATAGACTTTGCAAGCCCCTTTCAGCATGCTTCGGCTCCGCTTGCCTTGGCTCAACTTGCCTTGGCCTCGTTGATGGTTGTTCAATCGCAGCTCCGCATAGGCTTACCACGCCCAACTTCTTAGTCTCCCCGACTTCCTCTTGGGCTTTCTCTTCCTTCCGCTCACGGAGTATAGCACCAAGACTTTTCAGTTCAGGTCATCTTTTGTAACCATACGGCCCTTTGCATATGAAGCAACCATCCTTGGAATCCCTTACCGTATTGCCACGATCTCCGGGCTTCTTGCCGCTGGACCCGTAGGTGTCACGCCTTTTGGGTTGTGGCGTTTGCTCCTCGCCTTCGCCACTGTCATCCCCACTATCATCATGACTGCCTACCTCGTCGTCCACCTCGGCACTAAGAGACTTCTCTCGCTTGAAGTCTGTCAAGGCTTCAGCCTGCGTGATGGCGTCGTCTATAGTCCTGACTTGCCGCCGTTCCAACTCCGTTCTGGCCCAATTTTGCAGCCCATCCATGAAGTAGAACAACGCGTCGTCGTCCATGAGGTCGGGAATCTGAAATTTAAGGGTGGTAAACTCCCGCACATACGCGCGTATGCTGCCCTTTTGTCTCAACTCCTGCATTTTGCGCTTTGCCTCATAGACAACGTTGCTAGGGAGAAATGCCTTCTTGAACTCCACACGGCACTGCTCCCATGTGTTCAACGCGCATGCCCTCTTTGCGATGTCAaactctttacgcttccaccacAGCATGGCCAACTCTGAAAGATACAACACAGCcgtgttgatcttgttgacaTCACTACGGACCCGCATAcaattgaaataattttccaagtgcCAAAGGAAATTATCCACCGCTTGCGCGTCACGGACGCCTTTGAAGACTGGTGGCTGCCTCAACTCTGGCTTCCCTTTCCCGGTCATGTGATGAGGATCCACCAACCTCTCTATCATTCTTGAGTGCTGCCACTTCGGCCTTAAGCGACTCAACTGCGCCAAGTGCTTCCCTAAGCCTGAACTCTAAGGAAGTAATGGCCTCCTTTGTCTCGTACTCGGCTCGCTGGCGTGCCTCCAACTCTTTCTGGACACTCTCAACTTCCTCAAGGGAGTACTCTTCAAGAGTTTTGAGATTTCTGTCTGTTCTGTTCAAGCGCTGGCCTATGATCTCAACGGCTTGCCTCGCCATTTCGACCCTTGCAATCCACTCCGGTCCGACAGTAACGTCCACAGACTCCTCGCCAGTGTCTACGTCACTTCCATCGACAATCTGGGGAGGGAGAGATGTTTGCCCTTCGCTTGGTGTAGGAACACCTGGTGGAGGAACGCTTGGGAGAAGTCCGGGCAGATTGGGTTCATTACCCGTCTGCTgcttcttccctttcttgttcttcttctgaACGTTGGTGGTGGTGCTAACGCCGCTACCGTCTCCTTCGTTCGTCATTCTCTTACGATGAACCTGCTTTGATACCAATTGTCACGGACTTTTAAATTCGGACAatactccgtgcggcacttgacggtttGCTCACGATTCTTTCACGTATCTCgcaaactcaagtaagccttctCACTATtttggatcgctaagagaaaTAGAAGGAAAGACAAAGACAAATTTTGGAAGAAAGACATGTATTCAAGTGTTGGTTGATAgatgtattacaaatacaatgactacctatttatactactctaaacactaagagtaaataaatgctaCACTATATACAAGCCCCTAAGTCCATGCCCACAAGACATGCTTCTATGTCTTCCAAAAAGGGATTCCTAGCTGCACCCTAGTCTGCCCCACGTTCCAGAGGCCCTGCACAAGCCCCTCCAAGGCTGGAATCTGTCGACCCTTCACATGCTGTAACTGTTGAAATGGCCGTAACTGATGAAACGGCTGTAACTGCTGAAACTGCCTGTAACGGCTGAAACTCCTGACCCTCTGTCTGCTGCCTGCTTGGACGCCTGCCCCTTTGCCTGCTGGCCGTTTTGGGTTGTCTGTTCCCCCTTGCACAGGCTGCTGGCTACTAGGCGGGTCACGATCTTCCTGGGTATCGGGCGGGTCGTGACATATAGCTCtaccgtccacctgtgcctgcacctcaaagtagatgtttgtatggaattagtacacgcttttactaagtatgggtatatgcaagcacacaccagggacatgcatgaggaagaatagctctttcctaacaacatgatgtttggaagtcaagtcagtggacttgctaaattgagattggaaaagttatgccatgagagtgacatgcatcattataattatcgtatggcacacaacacataacatattcatatagcacataacatataacacatagtttctttcatattattcattcatataccatgagaccttattatcatagacttaaccttaagactttccaaaatgagggctcaacatatgggacctcaactagggagccttctttagcaaacacag
Proteins encoded in this region:
- the LOC101268289 gene encoding 26S proteasome regulatory subunit 6B homolog, with amino-acid sequence MASAMILDPKPSPELPATRPDLSSHDVPSENGEDDLYARLKSLQRQLEFIEIQEEYVKDELKNLRREHLRAQEEVKRIQSVPLVIGQFMEMIDQNNAIVGSTTGSNYYVRILSTINRELLKPSASVALHRHSNALVDVLPPEADSSISLLSQSEKPDVTYNDIGGCDIQKQEIREAVELPLTHHELYKQIGIDPPRGVLLYGPPGTGKTMLAKAVAHHTTAAFIRVVGSEFVQKYLGEGPRMVRDVFRLAKENAPAIIFIDEVDAIATARFDAQTGADREVQRILMELLNQMDGFDQTVNVKVIMATNRADTLDPALLRPGRLDRKIEFPLPDRRQKRLVFQVCTAKMNLGDEVDLEDYVSRPDKISAAEIAAICQEAGMHAVRKNRYVILPKDFEKGYRTNVKKPDTDFEFYK